The Leptospira terpstrae serovar Hualin str. LT 11-33 = ATCC 700639 nucleotide sequence ATCTTGGACACTTCGGTGCGTATGGACTTTCTGAAGACCATGAAAACTTCCGTGGAATCTTTAAAGATTTTGCTGAAAATGTAGTGGTTCCTCATGCAGAACATGTCCACAGACATGACGACCTCATCCCACAAGAAATCATCAATGGACTCAAAGACATGGGTTGTTTTGGTCTTTGTATTCCAGAACAATTTGGTGGAATCCAACCTGATGACCGTCCAGACAACATTTCCATGTTAGTCGTTACAGAGGAACTTTCTAGAGGTTCCCTCGGTGCTGCCGGATCCCTCATCACAAGACCAGAAATTATGTCCAAGGCTCTCCTCAAAGGCGGAACCGAAGAACAAAAAAATAAATGGTTACCACTACTTGCCTCTGGCGAAAAATTTGCAGGGATTATGGTTACAGAACCTAACTACGGTTCCGATGTTGCTGGCGTTTCTGTCACAGCTAAAGAAGTGGACGGTGGGTTTGTCATCAACGGTGTAAAAACTTGGTGTACATTTGCAGGTTATGCGAACCTGCTTCTCATCCTTTGCCGTACAGAATCTGATCCAAGTCTCAAACACAGAGGTCTTTCCATCCTACTTGCGGAAAAACCTTCCTTTGATGGACATGAATTCAGTTACAAACAAGACGGTGGCGGAACCATTCAAGGAAAAGCGATCGGAACCATTGGATACCGAGGAATGCACTCTTACGAAGTATCTTTCGAAGACTACTTTGTTCCAAAAGAAAACCTTCTTGGTGGAGATGCTGGACGCGGTAAAGGATTCTATTTCCAAATGGAAGGATTTGCTGGTGGACGTATCCAAACGGCAGCTCGTGCCAATGGTGTAATGCAAGCAGCTCTCGAAGCAGCACTTCGTTATTCTCAAGAACGTAAAGTATTTGCAAAACCAATTTACGATTATACTTTAACTAAGTTCAAAATTGCGAAGATGGCAATGATTGTCCAAGCAACTCGCCAATACACTAACTATGTAGCAACACTACTCGATGAACACAAAGGCCAAATGGAAGCTACACTTGTAAAATTGTATGCATCCAAAATTGCTGAATGGGTGACAAGAGAAGCAATGCAAATTCATGGTGGTATG carries:
- a CDS encoding acyl-CoA dehydrogenase family protein, whose amino-acid sequence is MTATAVKLEKSQAEKALSAQAALLNDVTKRLAQKNSDNGKVSVSKMDKTQHVFYQLAWMTAQQRVAENFIVYAWDASKGTGEMEQKMALTFAAETVSNIRSELAARPAEYELTYQELFSKLFSDEINTFVEAASKMENYEAIVDKIVDLGHFGAYGLSEDHENFRGIFKDFAENVVVPHAEHVHRHDDLIPQEIINGLKDMGCFGLCIPEQFGGIQPDDRPDNISMLVVTEELSRGSLGAAGSLITRPEIMSKALLKGGTEEQKNKWLPLLASGEKFAGIMVTEPNYGSDVAGVSVTAKEVDGGFVINGVKTWCTFAGYANLLLILCRTESDPSLKHRGLSILLAEKPSFDGHEFSYKQDGGGTIQGKAIGTIGYRGMHSYEVSFEDYFVPKENLLGGDAGRGKGFYFQMEGFAGGRIQTAARANGVMQAALEAALRYSQERKVFAKPIYDYTLTKFKIAKMAMIVQATRQYTNYVATLLDEHKGQMEATLVKLYASKIAEWVTREAMQIHGGMGYAEEYPVSRYFVDARVFSIFEGAEEVMALRVVAKDLLDQALAS